The following coding sequences lie in one Maribacter forsetii DSM 18668 genomic window:
- a CDS encoding SusC/RagA family TonB-linked outer membrane protein, protein MKQKLTWMLTPLLVLFMTFSFAQEKTVTGVVTDQSGLPLPGVSVVVVGTTNGSQTDFDGNYAINVNSGEKLRFSYLGQKTVTMSVGASNTINVQLEEDAEALEEVVVVGYGSRSKELSTSAISTVSAEKIEAFVPSTSIDNILQGQAAGVQVTAANGRPGNTAFVQIRGVGSINAQTTPLYVIDGVPIPIDTERDFNPISNLNPSDIETFSILKDAATVSKYGSRGANGVILITTKRGKAGEAQIKFSSSYGFGEKIPDNFDVMNASQKLELERQYAALGVGAATSTPGATSSPEELARLISLDTDWQDALLKNSIIQSNNLSISGGDEKLTYFLSLGYDKNSGIIQNIDGFERISTRLNTNYQAKDWLNIGANVSVSRSTTDLPRDRNNVQNPISAMYTYNPYEPLFLTNDDGSLVTDSQGENVYNPTRQGFSVANALITEPENTRNLLLIGNLTAGMTFGDKFSNNFSVGLISNRYNRTSRSLAGGVLNSIVGSAAFPGTQTDELEVDFEYNVNNVFTYSDTFNGVHNFSASFLLEYNENISTDLLAAGRGFPTTSIPYLDVAAEATTVGSVESRRILFSQGLFADYDYDGKYILSGSVRRDGSSRFGPDNKYGYFYSGSAAWNIANESFMENSIFNTLKLRASYGTSGNQNIGDFQYLNLLDFANTYNGQTTALPVGVGNPQIQWESQAIFDIGVEFGLFNNRLNGVVDYFKKNSNELLLDRPISYTVGDENNSIFSNIGEIQNSGVEISLSGDVIRTQNFKWTLGGNITFIDNEVVELVDGEDIVTGTFGDNILRVGEEINSYYAVEYAGVNPANGEPLYYDLDGNVTNEFSDSFQQIQEGKSPIADFEGGFYTAFSYKGFGLRGDFVYKGGNYIYNFQRSAGISIGNIASSQRVEAFNYWKQPGDTDVLPSPVYQSNADQTSTRFLEKGDYLRLRTLTLDYNMPRDMIDGFGLNSLRFFVAGQNLFTITDFNGDPEVGLGSAESGEPGDTGFVPGSFNLFSYPNTRSFTFGVEVGF, encoded by the coding sequence ATGAAACAGAAGTTGACGTGGATGTTGACACCTTTATTGGTGCTCTTCATGACATTTTCCTTTGCACAGGAAAAAACAGTGACCGGTGTTGTAACCGATCAAAGCGGTTTGCCTTTACCGGGAGTGTCCGTTGTAGTTGTTGGAACAACTAACGGGTCTCAAACAGACTTTGATGGTAATTATGCCATTAACGTAAATTCAGGTGAAAAATTAAGATTTTCTTACCTAGGTCAAAAAACAGTGACGATGAGTGTTGGTGCATCCAATACCATTAATGTACAATTAGAGGAAGATGCTGAGGCATTAGAAGAGGTTGTTGTAGTAGGTTATGGTTCTAGGTCTAAAGAACTTTCTACATCTGCAATTTCTACAGTTTCTGCTGAGAAAATCGAGGCATTTGTGCCTTCTACTAGTATTGATAACATTTTGCAGGGTCAAGCTGCAGGTGTTCAGGTAACTGCTGCAAATGGTAGGCCGGGTAACACTGCCTTCGTTCAAATTAGAGGTGTTGGTTCAATTAATGCACAAACTACTCCTTTATATGTTATTGATGGTGTTCCAATTCCTATCGATACTGAAAGAGATTTTAACCCAATTAGTAACTTGAACCCAAGTGATATTGAGACATTCTCTATATTAAAAGATGCGGCTACCGTTTCTAAATACGGTTCTCGTGGTGCTAATGGTGTTATTTTAATTACCACAAAAAGAGGTAAGGCTGGTGAGGCTCAAATTAAGTTTTCGTCATCATATGGTTTTGGAGAAAAAATTCCAGATAATTTTGATGTTATGAATGCATCTCAAAAACTAGAATTAGAGCGTCAATATGCTGCTTTAGGTGTTGGTGCGGCAACTAGTACGCCTGGTGCGACTTCTTCTCCAGAGGAGCTTGCAAGATTGATATCCTTAGATACCGACTGGCAAGATGCTTTACTTAAGAACTCGATTATTCAATCGAACAATCTTTCAATTTCTGGTGGAGACGAAAAACTAACTTATTTCTTGTCTCTAGGTTATGATAAAAATTCGGGTATCATTCAGAATATTGATGGTTTCGAAAGAATTTCTACTCGTTTAAATACCAATTATCAAGCTAAAGATTGGTTGAATATTGGAGCTAATGTTTCTGTATCTCGTAGTACTACAGATTTACCAAGAGATAGAAATAATGTGCAGAATCCTATTAGTGCTATGTACACTTACAATCCTTATGAGCCTTTATTTTTGACCAATGATGATGGTTCTTTAGTAACGGATAGTCAGGGTGAAAATGTATATAATCCTACAAGACAGGGTTTTTCGGTTGCTAATGCATTGATTACTGAGCCAGAAAATACAAGAAATTTACTATTGATAGGGAATTTGACGGCAGGAATGACTTTTGGCGATAAATTTTCTAATAATTTTAGTGTTGGTTTAATTAGTAATAGGTATAATAGAACTAGCCGTTCTTTGGCTGGTGGAGTATTGAATTCTATTGTTGGTTCTGCTGCTTTCCCGGGTACTCAGACAGATGAGTTAGAGGTTGATTTTGAATATAACGTTAATAACGTTTTTACATATTCAGATACTTTTAACGGCGTTCATAATTTTTCAGCTAGTTTCTTGTTAGAGTACAATGAAAATATTTCCACAGATTTGTTGGCTGCGGGTAGAGGTTTTCCTACGACGAGCATTCCTTATTTAGATGTAGCTGCTGAAGCGACTACGGTTGGTTCTGTAGAGTCTAGAAGAATTTTATTTTCTCAAGGTTTGTTTGCTGATTATGATTATGATGGTAAATATATACTTTCTGGGTCTGTAAGACGAGATGGTTCTTCAAGATTTGGACCTGATAATAAGTATGGATATTTCTATAGTGGTAGTGCGGCATGGAACATTGCTAACGAAAGCTTTATGGAAAACTCTATATTTAATACATTGAAATTAAGAGCTTCGTACGGTACTTCTGGTAACCAGAATATTGGTGATTTTCAATATTTAAACTTATTGGATTTTGCTAATACATATAATGGTCAAACAACAGCTTTACCTGTAGGTGTAGGTAACCCGCAGATCCAATGGGAGTCTCAGGCTATTTTTGATATTGGTGTAGAATTTGGTTTGTTCAACAATAGATTAAATGGTGTTGTGGATTACTTTAAGAAAAATTCAAATGAATTACTTTTGGATCGTCCTATTTCTTACACTGTTGGAGATGAGAATAACTCTATATTTTCTAATATTGGCGAAATTCAAAACTCTGGTGTTGAAATTTCTTTAAGCGGAGATGTTATTAGAACACAAAACTTCAAATGGACGCTAGGTGGTAATATTACCTTTATTGATAATGAAGTTGTTGAATTAGTTGATGGGGAGGATATTGTTACTGGTACATTCGGTGATAACATTTTGCGTGTTGGTGAAGAAATCAATTCTTACTATGCAGTTGAATATGCTGGTGTTAACCCTGCAAACGGTGAGCCTTTATATTATGATTTAGATGGTAATGTAACTAATGAGTTTAGTGATAGTTTTCAGCAAATTCAAGAAGGAAAATCTCCAATAGCTGATTTTGAAGGTGGTTTTTATACTGCATTTTCTTATAAAGGTTTTGGTCTAAGAGGTGATTTTGTTTATAAGGGGGGTAATTATATTTATAATTTTCAACGTTCTGCAGGAATTTCTATTGGAAACATAGCTAGCAGTCAAAGAGTTGAAGCTTTTAACTACTGGAAACAACCAGGTGATACTGATGTTTTGCCTAGTCCTGTATATCAAAGTAACGCAGATCAAACTTCAACAAGATTTTTGGAAAAAGGTGATTACTTAAGGTTACGTACTCTTACTTTAGATTATAACATGCCTAGAGATATGATAGACGGTTTTGGTTTAAATTCTTTACGATTCTTCGTAGCTGGACAGAATTTATTTACAATTACTGATTTCAATGGTGATCCAGAAGTTGGTTTGGGTTCTGCAGAATCTGGTGAGCCTGGAGATACAGGTTTCGTACCTGGATCATTCAACCTATTTAGCTATCCAAACACAAGGTCTTTTACTTTTGGTGTTGAAGTAGGATTTTAA
- a CDS encoding ribonuclease HII: MLLKFYKNINETGTDEAGRGCLAGPVTAAAIILPESFQNSILTDSKLLSQPKRELLEPLLKEKSICFGIVHIQPKIIDEINILNASILAMHHAIDKLSPKPEYIIVDGNRFKTYKNIPHACIIKGDSKYLSIAAASVLAKTARDAYMLKLHEEYPMYNWKKNKGYPTKEHRAAIKKYGPTKYHRMSFKLLADN, translated from the coding sequence ATGCTTCTTAAATTTTACAAAAATATTAACGAAACAGGCACTGACGAAGCTGGCAGAGGCTGCTTGGCGGGACCTGTGACCGCTGCAGCAATAATACTGCCAGAATCTTTCCAAAATTCAATTTTAACAGATTCAAAGCTTTTGTCCCAACCTAAAAGAGAACTGTTAGAACCTCTGTTAAAAGAAAAAAGTATCTGTTTTGGAATAGTACATATTCAGCCTAAAATAATAGACGAAATCAACATTTTAAACGCATCTATTTTGGCAATGCATCATGCTATAGATAAATTATCGCCAAAACCTGAATATATTATTGTTGACGGTAATAGATTTAAAACCTATAAAAACATACCGCACGCTTGTATTATTAAAGGTGATTCAAAGTACTTAAGTATTGCTGCAGCTTCAGTATTGGCAAAAACAGCACGTGATGCATATATGCTTAAACTACACGAAGAATACCCTATGTACAATTGGAAGAAAAACAAAGGTTACCCTACCAAAGAACATAGAGCTGCCATTAAGAAATACGGCCCTACAAAATACCACAGGATGAGTTTTAAGCTTTTGGCAGACAACTAA
- a CDS encoding TapB family protein, with protein sequence MKIKSIIASLFFIGTISLSAQDNCSKFYPMNEGVSMEYTNYNKKGKVEGVSSYKVIEATHSAGNTTATMSINLKDNKGKDIYSTNYNLACNSNTVTLDYESLLPSEMMEQYGDMDFEISGNDIEIPNDLSVRQNLKDANVAMKVSMSGISMNMNVDMTNRKVEKKESVTTTAGTYDCYVLYSDNRSKMMMVNQVYPSRVWLAEGVGMVKQETYKKNGDVMSSTLLTAFSN encoded by the coding sequence ATGAAAATTAAGTCAATTATCGCATCATTGTTTTTTATCGGAACAATTTCGCTTTCTGCTCAAGACAATTGTAGCAAGTTTTACCCAATGAACGAAGGCGTTTCAATGGAGTACACCAATTATAACAAAAAGGGAAAAGTAGAAGGTGTAAGCAGTTATAAAGTTATTGAAGCTACCCATAGTGCAGGAAATACCACCGCCACCATGTCCATTAACCTAAAAGACAATAAAGGCAAAGATATTTACAGCACTAATTATAATTTAGCTTGCAATAGTAACACCGTAACACTGGACTACGAATCTTTGTTACCTTCTGAAATGATGGAACAGTACGGTGATATGGATTTTGAAATATCTGGTAATGATATTGAAATACCAAACGACCTTAGTGTAAGACAAAACCTTAAGGATGCTAACGTTGCCATGAAAGTTAGTATGAGCGGTATTAGTATGAATATGAATGTTGATATGACAAATAGAAAGGTAGAGAAAAAAGAAAGTGTAACAACTACTGCCGGTACTTATGACTGTTATGTTTTATATAGTGATAACCGTTCCAAAATGATGATGGTAAACCAAGTCTACCCATCAAGAGTTTGGCTTGCAGAAGGTGTTGGTATGGTAAAACAAGAGACCTACAAGAAAAACGGAGATGTCATGAGCAGTACTTTACTTACGGCATTCAGCAATTAA
- a CDS encoding collagen-like protein: protein MKTTTNFIKCAILIFAISFTSCSKDGDIGPIGPQGEQGIQGEQGEQGPAGEDGEALGVPGPQGEQGETGATGPVGEDGTDGTNGTDGTNGEDGEDGNANVVSSSWLVADFPDNYSYSAATVTISDSRITQDVLNNYTVLGYFSFSDTFSEVYAIPFTEPLFRSFTMEQKMSIGEYKITEMGNPDTVGTIDPTDGFVRYLLIAPSYISFKSGENNRYTISGMKENGVNLSNYHEVINYLGLE from the coding sequence ATGAAGACTACAACAAATTTTATCAAATGCGCAATTTTAATATTCGCCATCTCATTTACCTCATGTTCTAAAGATGGAGACATTGGCCCTATTGGTCCACAAGGTGAACAGGGTATACAGGGCGAACAAGGAGAGCAAGGCCCCGCAGGTGAAGATGGAGAAGCACTAGGCGTACCCGGTCCACAAGGGGAACAGGGAGAGACCGGTGCAACCGGACCTGTCGGTGAAGATGGCACTGACGGTACAAATGGAACTGATGGAACTAACGGTGAAGACGGTGAGGATGGTAATGCCAATGTTGTATCATCAAGTTGGTTAGTTGCAGACTTTCCTGACAACTACTCTTACTCTGCTGCAACCGTCACTATAAGTGATTCTAGAATTACACAAGATGTATTAAATAATTATACTGTCCTAGGGTATTTCTCATTTTCTGATACTTTTTCTGAGGTCTATGCTATACCATTTACAGAGCCTTTATTCAGATCTTTTACCATGGAACAAAAAATGTCTATTGGCGAATATAAAATTACTGAAATGGGCAACCCAGATACAGTAGGCACCATTGACCCTACCGATGGTTTTGTTCGCTATTTATTAATAGCCCCTTCTTACATTTCATTTAAATCAGGAGAAAATAACAGGTATACTATAAGCGGAATGAAAGAGAACGGCGTAAACCTTTCTAATTACCATGAAGTTATAAATTACCTAGGGCTTGAGTAA
- a CDS encoding collagen-like protein: protein MKTTTNFIKCAILIFAISFTSCSKDGDIGPIGPQGEQGIQGEQGEQGPAGEDGEALGVPGPQGEQGETGATGPAGEDGTNGTDGTNGEDGNANVIASEWLNTTYDGTVDDVRRSFEVIAPEITPEILDTGLIIFYGKKGSEIWGIPSSFPFLNQNFSWISMGSLRILCDSNDGTTGVGTPYFTSIRYIVVPSGLTSKNSTSILEMSYYEVMDYYGLEY, encoded by the coding sequence ATGAAGACTACAACAAATTTTATCAAATGCGCAATTTTAATATTCGCCATCTCATTTACCTCATGTTCTAAAGATGGCGACATTGGACCTATTGGTCCACAAGGTGAACAGGGTATACAGGGCGAACAAGGAGAGCAAGGCCCCGCAGGTGAAGATGGAGAAGCACTAGGCGTACCCGGTCCACAAGGGGAACAGGGAGAGACCGGTGCAACCGGACCTGCTGGAGAAGACGGTACAAATGGTACTGATGGAACTAACGGCGAAGATGGCAATGCCAATGTTATCGCTTCGGAATGGTTAAATACTACTTATGATGGTACAGTAGACGATGTTAGAAGAAGTTTCGAAGTTATAGCTCCAGAAATTACACCTGAAATTCTTGACACAGGTCTTATTATCTTTTATGGAAAAAAAGGTAGTGAAATTTGGGGTATCCCTTCGAGTTTCCCATTTTTAAATCAGAATTTTTCATGGATTTCAATGGGTTCATTAAGAATCCTTTGTGATAGTAACGATGGCACCACCGGGGTAGGCACTCCTTATTTTACATCTATCAGATATATTGTTGTTCCTTCTGGATTGACTTCGAAAAACAGTACAAGTATTTTAGAAATGAGTTACTACGAAGTTATGGATTATTATGGACTAGAATACTAA
- the lipB gene encoding lipoyl(octanoyl) transferase LipB: MNKKVRIQDLGLKDYKETWDYQEQLFQETLDLKIRNRREELNLETPNHFLFVEHPHVYTLGKSGDISNLLVDEKVLASKGATFYKINRGGDITYHGPGQIVGYPILDLDNFFTDIHKYLRFLEEMVILTLAEYGIKSERSPGETGVWLDVGTPFARKICAMGVRASRWVTMHGFALNVNADLGYFDMMIPCGIKGKAVTSLNVELGKKEVDLDELKQKLLKHFQVLFEAKINEKTEV; the protein is encoded by the coding sequence ATGAATAAGAAGGTGCGCATACAAGATTTAGGTCTTAAAGATTATAAAGAAACTTGGGATTATCAAGAACAACTGTTTCAAGAAACTCTTGATCTTAAAATAAGAAATAGAAGAGAGGAGTTGAATTTAGAGACTCCCAATCATTTTCTTTTTGTGGAACACCCACATGTTTATACACTAGGTAAAAGTGGAGATATTTCTAATCTGCTAGTGGATGAAAAAGTATTGGCATCTAAAGGAGCTACTTTTTATAAAATAAATAGGGGAGGAGATATTACCTATCATGGTCCTGGGCAAATAGTGGGATACCCTATATTAGACTTAGATAACTTCTTTACTGATATTCATAAATACCTTCGTTTTTTAGAAGAAATGGTCATATTGACCTTAGCTGAATACGGAATAAAGTCTGAACGTTCACCAGGCGAAACCGGAGTTTGGTTAGATGTAGGTACTCCGTTTGCACGTAAAATATGTGCTATGGGAGTAAGAGCAAGTAGATGGGTAACCATGCATGGTTTTGCTTTGAACGTAAATGCCGATTTGGGTTATTTTGATATGATGATCCCATGCGGAATAAAAGGAAAAGCCGTTACTTCTTTAAATGTAGAACTAGGAAAAAAAGAGGTTGATTTAGATGAGTTGAAGCAAAAGCTATTAAAGCATTTTCAAGTACTTTTTGAAGCCAAGATAAATGAAAAAACCGAGGTGTAA
- a CDS encoding YqaE/Pmp3 family membrane protein — MSLIRVLLAIFFPPLAVLGKGCGSFIIVLLLTFCGWVPGVIAALVILNNPN, encoded by the coding sequence ATGAGTTTAATTAGAGTATTACTAGCCATATTTTTTCCGCCTTTAGCAGTTCTAGGTAAAGGTTGCGGTTCTTTTATAATTGTTCTACTTTTGACTTTTTGCGGCTGGGTACCAGGTGTAATTGCTGCATTGGTCATACTGAACAATCCTAACTAG
- a CDS encoding SGNH/GDSL hydrolase family protein, which yields MKYSHMLYNLTLVAFLFSFLTSCSQTEEIRPEQLENTTIDQEIITYLALGDSYTVGESVAFEDSFPAQLSTEIEKNKGLVVNTTVIAQTGWRTDQLIASIGNRESADYNLITLLIGVNNQFQSRPFSQYEAEFEVLLNKAISLAGNDSNKVIVLSIPDYYFTPYGQSNGNELISIELDGYNNFAKSTAKAKGVTFLDITDVTRRGLDEKELVANDGLHPSALAYEKFVERLYPLVSTRLKD from the coding sequence ATGAAATACTCACACATGCTTTATAATTTGACCTTAGTTGCTTTTCTATTTAGCTTTTTAACATCATGCAGTCAAACCGAAGAAATAAGACCTGAACAATTAGAGAATACTACAATTGATCAAGAAATTATTACCTATTTGGCTCTTGGTGATAGTTATACCGTTGGGGAGAGCGTTGCTTTTGAAGATAGTTTCCCTGCTCAATTAAGTACAGAAATAGAGAAAAACAAAGGTCTTGTGGTCAACACAACCGTTATTGCCCAAACGGGATGGAGAACAGACCAGCTTATCGCCTCTATTGGCAATCGAGAATCTGCAGATTACAATTTAATAACGTTGTTGATCGGTGTAAACAACCAGTTTCAGTCTAGACCATTTTCTCAATATGAAGCCGAATTTGAAGTATTATTAAATAAAGCTATCAGCCTAGCTGGCAATGATTCCAACAAGGTAATCGTTCTTTCAATTCCTGATTACTATTTTACACCATACGGACAAAGTAATGGTAATGAACTAATCTCAATTGAACTTGACGGATACAACAATTTTGCAAAATCTACAGCGAAAGCAAAAGGAGTTACTTTTCTTGATATTACGGATGTTACCCGAAGAGGATTAGACGAAAAAGAATTGGTTGCCAATGACGGTTTGCACCCATCGGCACTAGCATATGAAAAATTTGTTGAAAGACTCTATCCTTTAGTGTCTACAAGATTGAAAGATTAA
- the lysS gene encoding lysine--tRNA ligase has protein sequence MQLSEQELIRREKLDKLRALGINPYPAALYPVNSTSESIKSDYEEGKQVIVAGRLMSRRIQGKASFAELQDSTGRIQVYFNRDEICSGEDKTLYNDVYKKLLDIGDIIGIEGDLFTTQVGEKTIMVKKFTMLSKSLRPLPLPKKDAEGKVYDEFNDPELRYRQRYVDLVVNPKVKENFIKRTKITNSIREFYNAAGYLEVETPILQPIPGGATARPFLTHHNALNIPLYLRIANELYLKRLIVGGFDGVYEFSKDFRNEGMDRTHNPEFTVMELYVAYKDYNWMMDTTEKLLEKIAMDSNGTTKVTVGENEIEFKAPYARVPILEAIKIHTGYDVAGMPEDELRETAKKLGLEVDETMGVGKLIDEIFGEKCEHFYVQPTFITDYPKEMSPLTKEHRDNPALTERFELMVNGKELANAYSELNDPIDQRERFEDQLKLSEKGDDEAMFIDQDFLRALEYGMPPTSGIGIGIDRLVMLMTNNASIQEVLFFPQMRPEKKPLQLSDNEKVIFDILKGEKKMELDALKTKADLSNKAWDKGIKGITKQQLAKIYKEEDVLLVEIL, from the coding sequence ATGCAATTATCGGAGCAAGAGCTTATCAGAAGAGAGAAATTAGACAAATTAAGAGCACTAGGTATTAATCCTTATCCTGCTGCTTTATATCCTGTAAATTCCACATCAGAAAGTATAAAATCTGACTATGAAGAAGGCAAGCAGGTAATTGTTGCCGGTAGACTTATGTCTCGTCGTATTCAAGGTAAGGCCTCTTTTGCCGAGCTTCAAGATAGTACTGGTAGAATTCAGGTATATTTCAATAGAGATGAAATTTGCTCTGGCGAAGACAAAACCTTGTATAACGATGTTTATAAGAAGTTGCTGGATATTGGCGATATCATTGGTATTGAAGGTGATCTTTTTACGACACAGGTAGGTGAAAAAACGATTATGGTGAAGAAATTTACTATGCTAAGCAAATCGTTAAGACCTTTACCATTACCTAAAAAAGATGCCGAAGGCAAAGTATATGACGAATTCAATGACCCTGAACTACGTTACCGTCAACGTTATGTTGATTTGGTAGTGAACCCAAAGGTGAAAGAGAATTTTATTAAAAGAACGAAAATCACCAATAGTATTCGTGAATTTTATAACGCAGCCGGTTATTTAGAAGTAGAGACTCCTATTTTACAGCCTATACCTGGTGGTGCTACTGCACGTCCGTTTTTAACGCATCATAATGCATTGAACATTCCTTTATATTTAAGAATCGCCAACGAGCTTTACTTAAAAAGGTTAATTGTTGGTGGTTTTGATGGTGTCTATGAATTCTCTAAGGATTTTAGAAACGAAGGAATGGACCGTACCCATAACCCAGAATTTACCGTAATGGAATTGTATGTTGCATACAAAGATTACAACTGGATGATGGATACCACAGAGAAACTATTGGAGAAAATTGCGATGGATTCTAACGGTACCACGAAAGTTACCGTTGGTGAAAACGAAATTGAATTTAAAGCTCCGTACGCTCGTGTGCCAATTTTAGAAGCTATAAAAATACATACTGGTTATGATGTTGCAGGTATGCCTGAGGACGAACTTCGCGAAACTGCCAAGAAACTAGGTCTGGAAGTTGACGAAACAATGGGTGTTGGTAAATTAATCGATGAGATATTCGGTGAAAAATGTGAGCACTTCTACGTGCAGCCAACATTTATTACAGACTACCCAAAAGAAATGAGTCCGCTAACCAAAGAACATAGAGACAACCCGGCTTTGACAGAGCGTTTTGAGCTGATGGTAAATGGTAAAGAGCTGGCTAACGCTTACTCTGAGCTTAATGACCCTATAGACCAAAGAGAGCGTTTTGAAGATCAATTAAAGCTGTCTGAAAAAGGAGATGACGAGGCAATGTTCATTGATCAAGATTTTCTTAGAGCTTTGGAATATGGTATGCCCCCAACTTCTGGTATCGGTATCGGTATTGATCGTTTAGTTATGTTGATGACCAATAATGCATCTATACAAGAAGTATTATTCTTCCCTCAAATGAGACCAGAGAAGAAACCATTACAATTGTCTGACAATGAAAAGGTGATTTTTGATATTCTAAAAGGCGAAAAGAAAATGGAACTGGACGCCCTTAAAACAAAAGCGGATTTAAGTAACAAAGCTTGGGACAAAGGAATAAAAGGGATTACGAAGCAACAGTTGGCTAAAATCTACAAAGAAGAGGACGTACTTTTAGTGGAAATTTTATAA
- a CDS encoding SLC13 family permease encodes MNLSSKIGLFTGPIIFFILISLPNVLISENADAVIAVALWMVIWWVTEAVSISVTALLPLLLFPILKVMPIGDVGANYGSPIVFLFFGGFVMALALEKVNLHKRIALNIIRLTGTTANKVVLGFMIATAVLSMWISNTASTVVMLPIAMSVINLLIQDEDGFTKRDRNFALSVMLGIAFAANAGGIATVIGTPPNSVLIGLLENEYNIEISFLKWMIIGLPFSLIMISICYFVLVKVFFPTQGLKFKASKTIIHEELDKLGPTSGKEKMVLIIFGVTIFLWVFRTLINSIFPSLGLSDTLISMFAAIALFTLPFNLKKGDFILEWKDTQKLAWGILILFGGGLSLAKGMSVSGIVDLVAAVIGQSDLSILLTASLLILLMLFMTELMSNVALVAVLAPVVAGIAIGLGLPITYLLIPITIASSCAFMLPMATPPNAIVFASGYIKVHEMARAGVILNLIAVLLLIGLFQFVLPLLF; translated from the coding sequence ATGAATCTAAGTAGTAAAATAGGTCTGTTTACAGGTCCTATCATATTTTTCATTCTTATTTCTTTACCCAATGTATTAATTTCTGAAAATGCGGATGCCGTCATAGCTGTTGCTCTTTGGATGGTTATTTGGTGGGTTACCGAAGCGGTTTCTATTTCTGTAACCGCATTGCTACCCTTGTTACTATTTCCTATTTTAAAAGTAATGCCCATTGGTGATGTTGGAGCTAATTATGGTAGTCCTATAGTCTTTCTATTTTTTGGGGGTTTTGTCATGGCGTTGGCTTTAGAAAAAGTTAATCTTCACAAACGTATTGCCTTAAATATCATTAGACTTACAGGTACAACGGCGAATAAAGTAGTTCTTGGTTTTATGATCGCTACCGCTGTTTTAAGTATGTGGATCAGTAATACGGCGAGTACCGTAGTCATGTTACCCATTGCCATGTCGGTTATTAACCTACTGATCCAAGATGAAGACGGATTTACAAAGCGAGACCGAAACTTTGCCTTAAGCGTGATGTTAGGTATTGCCTTTGCTGCCAACGCAGGTGGTATTGCAACTGTTATTGGTACGCCCCCAAATTCAGTTCTCATTGGTTTATTAGAAAATGAATACAATATTGAAATATCATTTCTTAAATGGATGATTATTGGGCTACCGTTCTCCCTTATCATGATTTCCATTTGCTATTTTGTTCTGGTAAAAGTGTTTTTTCCTACTCAGGGTTTAAAATTTAAAGCTTCAAAAACCATTATACATGAAGAGCTAGATAAATTAGGTCCTACTTCAGGGAAAGAAAAAATGGTGCTTATCATTTTCGGAGTTACTATTTTCTTATGGGTGTTTAGAACTTTGATTAATTCGATATTTCCGAGTTTGGGATTATCAGATACACTTATTAGCATGTTTGCCGCTATTGCGTTGTTCACATTACCATTTAATCTCAAAAAAGGCGATTTTATTTTAGAATGGAAAGACACCCAAAAGCTCGCATGGGGAATTCTTATTCTATTTGGTGGCGGACTCTCATTGGCAAAAGGCATGTCGGTTTCGGGTATTGTAGATTTGGTGGCAGCAGTTATTGGGCAAAGTGATCTGAGCATCTTACTAACAGCTTCATTATTGATTCTACTAATGTTATTTATGACAGAGCTGATGAGCAATGTAGCACTTGTAGCAGTTCTTGCTCCAGTAGTGGCGGGTATCGCAATAGGTCTAGGCTTACCTATTACTTATCTATTGATACCAATAACCATTGCTAGCAGCTGTGCTTTTATGCTACCTATGGCAACACCACCAAACGCAATAGTCTTTGCTAGCGGTTATATAAAAGTCCACGAAATGGCACGTGCAGGAGTAATTCTTAATCTTATTGCAGTGCTCTTATTAATTGGATTATTTCAATTTGTGCTGCCATTATTGTTCTAG